The sequence GGCTCGAGTTCTACCGGTCCACCCGACATCTGTGGTGGATCACGTGGGACACGCAAGCCAACGACTGGAGCCAATTCGACTACGCGTACCTACTGCCCGAGCACTCGGGAGAGCTCGCCCCACACGGTTTTCGATTCGTTCGATCGTACCCGCTCAGCGGCAACCTGCTGGGAGAATCCGCTGACGTCCGGCACCTACGGTGACGGTTTCCGGGCCAATCGAGCGGCACCGCCCCATCGTTCTTCCACGCGATAGCTCTCGAGGAGAAATCCGCGCAGCCGACTTCCGGCGTCCCCCGTCTCCATGCTTCCCTCACCCGACGAGAGCACGATCGTCTCCGGGTGTGCCCCCAGAACCTCGATCTGCCGCCGTTCGAGATCGTCGGCTCGAAGCTGGAACCAGAGACCGGGGTTGGCGTAGAGCCGGCCCGGGGGGACCCGACCCGACCGGATGAAAAGGTTCTGGTCGGGACCGTAAAGGTAGAGGGGCGCGGGCGGAAGCGCCGCCAGGTTCCTTACGATCGTGTCGTCGGCCGTGGAATTCCAGAACGAGATCTCTCCCGCGGAAGTATCCGTCGCCAGGAACGCGGCGTCGAGGACGATCACCATCGCAGGAATCGCCGCGGCGAGACGGAGTACCCCCGCCGCCCTTCCCGCGATCGCAAACGTCTCGCCCGCCGCGACGGCGAGCAGCGGGACGACCGGCACCAGATGGACGAGCTCGAACTTCGGGAACGCCATCGTGGCGAACGCCAGCGTCAGGAGCGCGAGCAGGCTGGTTGACCGCTCGCGCTCGCCGGTTTTGCGCCGCGAAAGAATCCCGTAGACCACCAGGACGAGCCCTCCGAGCAGGACGAACGGCACCTGCGCCTCGCCGATCGGCAGATTCGTTCGGCCGCGATAGTCGCGCAGCGGCACGGCGACCGTCCAGAGGAGCATCTCGCGCAGCCCGCCTACGGCGGCGAAGACCGACGCGCAAGCGGCGAGCGGGATCGCCGCGAAGAGGAGAAACCTCGAGAGAAAGAGCCGGGTCTCCGCCGCCACCCACACCGCTGCGGCGATCAGCGCCAGCACGGCCGGCTGTTTCATCGCCACAGCGGCGCCGAACAGCAGACCCGCGACCGCCACGCCGCGCGGCGTCCTTTTTCTCAGAGCCAGGAATGCCGGAATCGCGAGCGCCGCGATTGCGACGTCGGGATAGACCGCGTTTCCGTCCCAGAGATAGAACGTCGCGAGGAAAAAAAGCGACGCACCGATCCGCGCCCCGAGCCGCCAGCGGAGCCGGAAACCGGCCATCCAGAGCGCGGCGTGCGCGACGACCGCGGGACCGAGCGAAAGGACGCGGAGCGCCAAAGCGTTGAAACCCAGCGCGCCGCCGACCAACGCCTCGATTCCGATCCAGAGCGGCGCGTGCGCGAACTTGACGTCCCGGTAGAGCATCCATCCGCGCGACACGAGCCATGCCGGGACGAGCGTCTCCGGCCACGCGCGGAGGCGGATGTGGAACGCGAGGAGCACCTGGAGCGCGAATGCCGCGAGGATGAGGGAAGCCGGCAACCGCATTTTCTCCGCCTCTCCCTCGATGGGAGAGGCCGGCGAGCGCAAGCGAGCCGGGTGAGGGTGATCTGGGGCGCTCATCTCAAGAGTCCGCGGTACCAGACCCAGAGCGGCGTCCCCGCCCAAAACGCGGCGACGCCGGCGGCACCGAGGAAGACGCCGAACGGAAGCCGCGTCTTCCAGCCGCCTCCCTTCACGGCCATCAGGAGCAGGCCCACGACGCTTCCCGCGAGCGACGCGAAGAGCACCGTCGTGATCACTCCCGCAACACCCGTGAACGCGCCGATCGCGCCGAGCATCTTCACGTCGCCGAGCCCCATTCCTTCGCGCCCTGTGGTCTTCTCGTACACGAACGCGACGAGCCAGAGCGACGCTCCCCCGGCGACGATCCCGGCCAGCGACTGCTTCCAGCCCAGGCGCGGCGAGAAGAACGAGAACGCCAGCCCGGCCGCCGCGAGCGGCAGCGTGATCGCGTCGGGCAGGATCTGCCAGTCGAAGTCGATGAAGACGAGCGCGAGGCAGGCGGACGAGAAGATCGCCGCCGCCGCAAAATCGACCGGCGAGAGGGCCGCGCGCGCGGCCGCGAGCCAGAGGAATCCGTTCGCGAGCTCGATCAAGGGGTACCGCGGCGAAATCGGCCCGCGGCAGGTCCGGCACTTCCCCCCGAGAAAGAGCCACGAGACGACGGGAACGTTGTCGAAGGCCCGGATCGGCGCGCCGCACCGCGGACAGTGCGAGCCGGGGAAGACGATCGAGCGGCCGAGCGGGACGCGGTGGATGACGACGTTGACGAAGCTCCCGACGAGGAGTCCGGCGACGGCGGCGACGGGAATGAGGAGGGGCGTCACCGGCAATCCCTCATTGCGTGCCATCCTCCTCCGAGCGGGACGCAAAGCGCATTCCGCCTCTCCCTCGATGGGAGAGGCCGCCGCGCCGTAGCTCCAAAGGAGCGAAGGCGGGCGGGTGAGGGTGTCCCCCCCTCACCCGCCGCTCCGCGGCGACCTCTCCCTCCAGGGGAGAGGTGGATCCGCTCCAACAGAGATCAATTCTCACGTCCTCCTCGTCATCACGATCGGCTCCCCTGCCAGCGCGAGGAAGAGGAGCGTCACGAGCGCGATTGCCGAGATCGCTGCCCCAACGTAGAACGGCCAGGGCCGGTACTGCCAGACGACGCGGTGGTCCCCCTTCGGCACGACGACGGCGGAGAAGACGCCGTTGGCCCGGATGATCGGCGCCGTCTTCCCGTCGATCGTCGCCCGCCACCAGGGATCCCATGACTGCGGGCGGTAAATCCAGAGGTCCTGCGATAGGTCGACCTTGTATACGAGCCGTTCGGGGGTTTCCAGGGTCGTCGAGCCGACCGCGAGGGTTCCCGAGGGCCCGACGCTCGCAGCCGGCCGCGGCGTGTTCGCCGGTTTCCTCTCGACGAGGAGCTTGCGCATCGGGTCGAATC comes from Thermoanaerobaculia bacterium and encodes:
- a CDS encoding A24 family peptidase; protein product: MTPLLIPVAAVAGLLVGSFVNVVIHRVPLGRSIVFPGSHCPRCGAPIRAFDNVPVVSWLFLGGKCRTCRGPISPRYPLIELANGFLWLAAARAALSPVDFAAAAIFSSACLALVFIDFDWQILPDAITLPLAAAGLAFSFFSPRLGWKQSLAGIVAGGASLWLVAFVYEKTTGREGMGLGDVKMLGAIGAFTGVAGVITTVLFASLAGSVVGLLLMAVKGGGWKTRLPFGVFLGAAGVAAFWAGTPLWVWYRGLLR
- a CDS encoding YfhO family protein, which codes for FDPMRKLLVERKPANTPRPAASVGPSGTLAVGSTTLETPERLVYKVDLSQDLWIYRPQSWDPWWRATIDGKTAPIIRANGVFSAVVVPKGDHRVVWQYRPWPFYVGAAISAIALVTLLFLALAGEPIVMTRRT